The nucleotide sequence AGGAACAACAGTGTGGCAGGCAGCCAGGACAGACCGGCCAGATAGGGGTTGAGCACCGACTTGGTGGCCGGCGACAGGTAGAACGCAGCGGCCCATCCGCCGGCCGTCAGGATGTAGGTGAATCGCCACCGGTCCGAGATCGCGACGATCAGCGGGAGCGCCCACATCAGGTACTGCACACCGAATCCGGAGGTCACGATCAGCACGGCGGACAGGGCGGCCATGGTGCGGATCTCCGGTGCGCGCCTGCGCAGCAGGATCAGGACGATCACCACGCTGATCACCATGAAGGCCGAGCTCAACCCGGACAACGGGGAGTTGTACTCGGACAGGTTGCGGTGGCGTCCGAGCTGGACTAGGACGCCGGACCACGTCCACAGCTGGACGAAGGAGGAATAGCTCGCCATCCGCTTCAGGTCGGAGATCGGGGAGGTGTCGAGCAGCGCGACCCCCAGCAGCAGGCACAGCACCGGTACGAGCGCCGAGCCGATCAGGATCCGGACGATGCGCGACGGACTTCGCAGCGGGAGGACGGTCAGCAGGATCAGGACCGGCCAGGTCTTCGCGGCCACGGCGGCACCGATCAGCACCCCGCCCAGCAGTGGTCGTCGCGCACGCAGCACCAGCACACCGCCGAGGGCCAGTGCGAGCGCAATCGGCTCCACCTGCCCGTGCAGGGCCACCACCAGCAGGGACAGCGGATTGAATGCGTACTGCAGGGCCCGGTTGCGTCCGTCGGAACTGGCCAGCCGGGAGACGATCCAGACGATGACGCAGTCGGCGATGATCGGCACGATCTTCACCGCGTAGACCCAGGGCAGCCCGGTCCTGAGCTCTGCAGCGTGCACGAACGGCATCAGCTCCAGGAAGTTCCACTGGCGGCCGGGCATGTCGTGC is from Nakamurella sp. PAMC28650 and encodes:
- a CDS encoding glycosyltransferase family 87 protein; translation: MGQEITAEATWILLGLTTAATFAAGFTRNRVPVAVSVGVAVVVRVAFAALTSVAYTPIDVRQYFRQTANLVLLGQDPLHDMPGRQWNFLELMPFVHAAELRTGLPWVYAVKIVPIIADCVIVWIVSRLASSDGRNRALQYAFNPLSLLVVALHGQVEPIALALALGGVLVLRARRPLLGGVLIGAAVAAKTWPVLILLTVLPLRSPSRIVRILIGSALVPVLCLLLGVALLDTSPISDLKRMASYSSFVQLWTWSGVLVQLGRHRNLSEYNSPLSGLSSAFMVISVVIVLILLRRRAPEIRTMAALSAVLIVTSGFGVQYLMWALPLIVAISDRWRFTYILTAGGWAAAFYLSPATKSVLNPYLAGLSWLPATLLFLVIAEQVQKEGLTAMLPRLRRLVRPAAGSPAAGSPAAGSPAVPEEAEAADCVEVGPKENS